A single region of the Bacteroides luhongzhouii genome encodes:
- a CDS encoding DUF3843 family protein — protein sequence MKQQKIYMKAWLDAHGRVKAVDTDEWYLDFANQLLPLVTESYIYGGKDMEEDQKRVALTCALYLEDCVADGGNWRQFIHWHQENYGRYLPFYALTDEYLPDEINREDVVFLLWAINSPVGDDFDGVENPMDADLLEFADALYNRLDAAFELAPISDYLATDWLMETELMQKKRMPLPVALPGEKMPANVERFLEASKGEPLLYFDSYDALKFFFVQSLKWEDEEDSLLPDLNAFDNFVVFANPKGLLIGPDVAEYFADKHNPLYNAELAEEEAYELFCEEGLCPFDLLKYGMEHDLLSEAQFPFENGKELLQENWDFVARWFLGEYYEGE from the coding sequence ATGAAACAACAGAAAATTTATATGAAGGCATGGCTGGATGCTCACGGTCGTGTAAAGGCGGTGGATACGGATGAGTGGTATCTGGATTTCGCTAATCAGCTGTTGCCATTGGTGACTGAATCGTATATATATGGTGGGAAAGACATGGAAGAAGACCAGAAACGAGTGGCTTTGACATGTGCTTTATACTTGGAAGACTGTGTGGCAGACGGAGGAAATTGGCGTCAATTTATTCACTGGCATCAGGAAAACTACGGACGTTACCTGCCTTTCTACGCTTTGACGGACGAATATCTGCCGGATGAAATCAACCGTGAAGATGTTGTTTTCCTTTTGTGGGCAATCAATTCACCGGTCGGTGATGATTTTGACGGAGTGGAGAACCCGATGGACGCAGATTTGCTGGAGTTTGCAGATGCGCTATACAACCGTTTGGATGCTGCGTTTGAATTGGCTCCTATCAGTGATTACCTTGCAACGGACTGGCTGATGGAAACGGAACTGATGCAAAAGAAGCGAATGCCTCTGCCGGTAGCTTTGCCGGGAGAAAAAATGCCTGCCAACGTAGAACGTTTTCTTGAAGCAAGCAAAGGTGAACCGCTTTTATACTTCGACTCTTACGATGCGCTGAAATTTTTCTTTGTGCAATCATTGAAGTGGGAGGATGAAGAAGATTCTCTGTTGCCTGATTTGAACGCGTTTGATAACTTCGTGGTTTTCGCCAATCCGAAAGGGTTGTTGATCGGTCCTGACGTGGCCGAATATTTTGCTGACAAACACAACCCGCTTTACAATGCTGAACTAGCAGAAGAGGAAGCATACGAGCTGTTTTGTGAAGAAGGTTTATGCCCGTTTGATTTGTTGAAATATGGAATGGAACATGATCTGTTGTCAGAAGCACAGTTCCCGTTTGAGAACGGGAAAGAGCTGTTGCAGGAAAACTGGGATTTTGTGGCTCGCTGGTTTTTGGGTGAATATTACGAAGGAGAATAA
- the ruvA gene encoding Holliday junction branch migration protein RuvA, which produces MIEYIRGELAELSPATAVIDCNGVGYAANISLNTYSAIQGKKNCKLYIYEAIREDAYVLYGFAEKQEREIFLLLISVSGIGGNTARMILSALSPAELVNVISTENANLLKTVKGIGLKTAQRVIVDLKDKIKTMGMSAAGGGASAGLLLQPANAEVQEEAVSALTMLGFAAAPSQKVVLAILKEEPDAPVEKVIKLALKRL; this is translated from the coding sequence ATGATAGAATATATTAGAGGCGAACTTGCCGAACTGAGTCCGGCAACCGCAGTGATTGACTGTAACGGGGTGGGATATGCCGCCAATATATCCTTGAATACCTATTCGGCTATTCAGGGAAAGAAAAACTGTAAGCTATATATTTACGAGGCGATTCGGGAAGACGCGTATGTGCTTTACGGATTTGCCGAGAAACAGGAACGGGAGATTTTCCTGTTATTGATTTCCGTTTCCGGAATCGGGGGGAATACGGCACGTATGATTCTCTCGGCGCTCTCACCTGCCGAACTGGTGAACGTAATCAGCACCGAAAACGCGAATCTGCTGAAAACGGTGAAAGGTATCGGGCTGAAGACTGCACAACGGGTGATTGTCGATCTGAAAGATAAGATAAAAACAATGGGAATGTCTGCTGCCGGTGGAGGTGCTTCCGCAGGTTTGTTGCTGCAACCTGCCAATGCGGAAGTGCAGGAAGAGGCAGTGTCTGCATTGACAATGCTTGGTTTCGCTGCCGCGCCTTCGCAGAAGGTGGTGTTGGCTATCTTGAAGGAAGAGCCGGATGCTCCGGTAGAAAAGGTTATCAAACTGGCTTTGAAACGTTTGTAG
- a CDS encoding diaminopimelate dehydrogenase, which yields MKKVRAAIVGYGNIGHYVLEALQAAPDFEIAGVVRRAGAENKPEELANYAVVKDIKELGDVDVAILCTPTRSVEKYAKEYLAMGINTVDSFDIHTGIVDLRRTLDAAAKEHKAVSIISAGWDPGSDSIVRTLLEAIAPKGITYTNFGPGMSMGHTVAVKAIDGVKAALSMTIPTGTGIHRRMVYIELKDGYKFEEVAAAIKADPYFVNDETHVKLVPSVDALLDMGHGVNLTRKGVSGKTQNQLFEFNMRINNPALTAQVLVCVARASMKQQPGCYTMVEVPVIDLLPGDREEWIGHLV from the coding sequence ATGAAAAAAGTAAGAGCTGCCATCGTTGGTTATGGTAACATTGGGCATTATGTACTAGAAGCGCTTCAGGCGGCACCTGATTTCGAAATAGCCGGAGTCGTTCGTCGTGCAGGAGCAGAGAACAAACCGGAAGAGTTGGCAAACTATGCAGTAGTAAAGGACATAAAAGAGTTGGGGGATGTAGACGTAGCTATTCTTTGCACGCCAACCCGCAGCGTTGAGAAATATGCAAAAGAATATCTGGCAATGGGAATTAATACGGTAGACAGTTTCGATATCCACACTGGTATCGTAGACTTACGCCGCACACTGGATGCTGCCGCCAAAGAACATAAAGCCGTATCGATCATCTCTGCCGGATGGGATCCGGGAAGCGACTCTATCGTACGCACCCTGCTGGAAGCGATTGCTCCGAAAGGAATCACTTACACCAACTTCGGTCCGGGTATGAGCATGGGACACACAGTAGCCGTAAAAGCTATCGACGGGGTGAAAGCCGCTCTTTCCATGACTATTCCTACCGGCACAGGAATCCACCGCCGCATGGTATACATCGAACTGAAAGACGGATATAAATTCGAAGAGGTAGCGGCTGCCATCAAAGCAGATCCTTACTTCGTGAATGATGAAACGCACGTGAAACTCGTTCCGAGCGTAGACGCTCTATTGGATATGGGTCATGGCGTGAATCTCACCCGCAAAGGTGTATCCGGCAAAACACAGAATCAGTTGTTCGAATTTAATATGCGTATTAACAACCCCGCACTGACAGCACAAGTGCTGGTATGCGTGGCACGTGCTTCGATGAAGCAACAACCGGGATGCTACACAATGGTAGAAGTTCCTGTTATCGACCTTCTCCCCGGCGACCGTGAAGAATGGATCGGACATTTGGTATAA
- the trhA gene encoding PAQR family membrane homeostasis protein TrhA has translation MKNKRYNNIEEWANTLSHGIGILLGIVAGYLLLEKASENVEPQWAVACVSVYLAGMLSSYVSSTWYHGSRPGKLKELLRKFDHGAIYLHIAGTYTPFTLLVLRHAGGWGWGIFTFVWLSAIAGFILSFKKLKEHSNLETACYVGMGACILVAMKPLLDHLAELGATTAFWWLIGGGVSYIVGAVFYSLRKPYMHATFHLFCLGGSIGHIIAIWLIL, from the coding sequence TTGAAGAACAAACGATACAATAATATAGAAGAATGGGCAAATACCCTTAGTCATGGAATAGGCATTCTGCTTGGAATCGTGGCCGGATATTTGTTATTGGAAAAGGCTTCCGAAAATGTAGAGCCGCAGTGGGCAGTTGCTTGTGTATCTGTCTACTTGGCGGGGATGCTTTCTTCTTATGTCAGTTCTACGTGGTATCACGGCAGCCGTCCGGGAAAGCTGAAAGAACTGCTCCGTAAATTCGATCATGGAGCTATCTATTTGCACATTGCCGGAACCTACACTCCTTTTACCCTGCTCGTTCTGCGGCATGCCGGCGGATGGGGATGGGGAATTTTTACTTTCGTCTGGCTGTCGGCTATCGCCGGTTTCATTCTTAGCTTCAAAAAACTGAAAGAACATAGTAATCTCGAAACTGCTTGTTACGTAGGTATGGGCGCCTGTATATTAGTAGCCATGAAACCTTTGTTAGATCATCTGGCAGAGTTGGGAGCCACTACCGCTTTCTGGTGGCTGATTGGCGGAGGAGTTTCGTATATCGTGGGAGCTGTTTTTTATTCGTTGCGCAAACCATACATGCATGCCACTTTCCACTTGTTTTGTCTGGGAGGCAGCATCGGACATATCATTGCCATCTGGCTGATTCTATAA
- a CDS encoding carboxypeptidase-like regulatory domain-containing protein — protein sequence MKRKLMFLMTFLFIGIGLVTAQTSRVTGLVTSEEDGQPVVGASILVNGTTLGTITDIDGKFTIANVPSSAKTY from the coding sequence ATGAAAAGAAAATTGATGTTCTTAATGACCTTCCTTTTTATAGGTATAGGTCTGGTGACAGCGCAGACATCCAGAGTTACCGGTTTGGTTACTTCTGAAGAAGATGGACAACCTGTCGTAGGTGCTTCAATATTGGTGAATGGCACTACCCTTGGTACTATCACTGATATTGATGGTAAGTTTACAATCGCGAATGTACCAAGTTCTGCTAAGACTTATTGA
- a CDS encoding SusC/RagA family TonB-linked outer membrane protein, translating into MRISYVGMISQDVSIKPGVIKVVLKSDAKALDEVVVTAMGISREKKALGYAVQDVKSDQLTQAANSNLAGALQGKVSGLDVKPSSGMPGASSQITIRGARSFSGDNTPLYVIDGMPVTSTPDVSTDIQNNGSVSGADFANRAVDIDPNDIESINILKGQAASALYGIRASNGVIIITTKSGKGLEKGKPQVSFSSNVSFDVVGRLPEFQKTYAQGSGGKFSATSGTSWGPKISELPNDATYGGNTDNKYTQQYGKQQGKYYVPQRASAGLDPWVTPQAYDNAKDFFDTGITWSNSLNVAQMLEKSSYSISLGNTHQDGIISSTGMDRYNVKVSADTKLTNNWSSGFTANYITTSIDKAVTSGNGLLRTVYAAPPSYDLAGIPSHVDGNQYTQNSFRGSFDNAYWAMENNKFTEDTNRFFGNVYASYQTDFGTTNHKLNAKYMVGVDAYTTHYVDSYGYGSNTGGGRGQIENYGWTNATYNSLLTINYDWHINEDWGLNAVLGNEIIQSNRKKYYEYGTNYNFPGWNHINNATTQQTEEETWKNRTVGFFGNVSASYKNMLYLTLTGRQDYVSNMPRNNRSFFYPSISAGFILTELDALKNNVVNHAKLRVSYAEVGQAGNFLENYYSTPTYGGGFYMLTPIMYPMKGTTAYTPYYTIFDPKLKPQNTRSYEVGTDMNFLDNLITFSYTYSRQNVKDQIFEVPLASSTGASKLLTNGGKIHTNTHEFTLGFNPIRTKNINWDFAFNWTKIDNYVDELAPGVENISLGGYVTPQVRASAGEKFPVIYGVGYKRDENGNRLVDENGLPIAGEAQVIGKVSPDFLMGFNTTLRLWKCTISAVLDWKQGGQMYSRTTGLADYYGVSKRTENREGTIIFDGYKTDGTKNDIAITGANAQQVYYSRLNDIDESSVYDNSFIKLREVAVNYKILQKRSMELSVNAFARNILIWAQLPDLDPEASQGNNNMAGAFEDYSMPQTASFGFGFNIKF; encoded by the coding sequence TTGCGCATTTCTTATGTAGGAATGATTTCGCAGGACGTTTCCATCAAACCGGGAGTAATAAAAGTCGTATTAAAAAGTGACGCGAAGGCACTGGATGAGGTTGTAGTGACAGCTATGGGTATCTCGCGTGAAAAGAAGGCACTGGGTTACGCCGTTCAGGACGTAAAATCAGATCAGTTGACGCAAGCTGCCAACTCCAATCTGGCAGGAGCGCTGCAAGGTAAAGTATCCGGTTTGGACGTTAAGCCTTCAAGTGGTATGCCAGGAGCTTCTTCACAGATTACCATTCGTGGTGCACGTTCTTTCTCGGGTGACAACACTCCGCTTTACGTTATTGACGGAATGCCGGTAACCAGTACGCCGGACGTTAGCACAGATATACAGAACAATGGTAGTGTGAGCGGGGCAGACTTCGCCAACCGTGCGGTAGATATCGACCCTAATGATATTGAAAGTATCAACATCCTAAAAGGACAAGCTGCTTCTGCACTTTATGGTATCCGTGCTTCCAATGGTGTGATTATCATCACAACCAAAAGTGGTAAAGGACTGGAAAAAGGCAAACCGCAGGTTAGCTTCTCTTCTAATGTCAGCTTCGATGTAGTCGGCCGTCTGCCGGAGTTTCAGAAAACATACGCACAAGGTTCGGGTGGAAAATTCAGTGCCACATCAGGAACCTCTTGGGGACCCAAGATTTCCGAACTTCCCAACGATGCAACATACGGTGGTAACACGGACAACAAATACACTCAACAGTATGGTAAGCAACAAGGAAAATATTATGTTCCTCAACGTGCATCAGCCGGTCTTGACCCATGGGTCACTCCACAAGCATACGACAATGCCAAAGATTTTTTTGATACAGGAATCACTTGGAGCAACTCACTGAATGTTGCACAGATGCTCGAAAAAAGCTCCTACTCTATCTCATTGGGAAATACACATCAGGACGGTATTATCTCAAGCACCGGTATGGACAGATATAATGTAAAAGTTAGTGCCGACACCAAACTGACCAACAACTGGAGTTCCGGATTTACAGCCAATTATATCACTACTTCTATCGACAAGGCAGTGACTTCCGGTAACGGTCTGTTGAGAACGGTTTACGCAGCTCCTCCCAGCTATGATCTTGCCGGGATTCCAAGCCATGTAGACGGTAACCAATACACACAGAACTCTTTCCGTGGTAGCTTTGACAACGCTTATTGGGCGATGGAAAACAACAAATTCACAGAAGATACTAACCGTTTCTTCGGAAATGTATACGCAAGCTATCAGACTGATTTCGGTACAACTAACCACAAGTTGAACGCAAAATACATGGTCGGCGTGGATGCTTACACCACTCACTATGTAGACAGCTACGGATACGGTAGTAACACGGGTGGCGGTCGCGGACAAATCGAAAACTACGGTTGGACGAACGCTACATACAACTCTTTGCTGACCATCAACTACGACTGGCACATCAATGAGGACTGGGGACTGAACGCCGTATTGGGTAACGAAATTATCCAAAGCAACAGAAAGAAGTATTATGAATATGGTACGAACTACAACTTCCCGGGATGGAACCACATCAACAATGCCACTACTCAACAGACAGAGGAAGAGACGTGGAAAAACCGCACGGTGGGATTCTTCGGTAACGTATCGGCTTCTTACAAAAATATGCTTTATCTGACCCTCACCGGACGTCAGGACTACGTATCTAATATGCCACGCAACAACCGCTCGTTCTTCTATCCTTCTATTTCAGCAGGTTTTATCCTGACGGAACTGGATGCATTGAAAAACAATGTTGTTAATCACGCTAAATTGAGAGTATCTTATGCGGAAGTAGGACAAGCAGGAAATTTCCTCGAAAACTACTACTCAACTCCGACATACGGAGGTGGTTTCTATATGCTGACTCCAATCATGTATCCTATGAAAGGTACTACCGCCTATACTCCGTACTACACGATTTTTGACCCGAAACTGAAACCACAGAACACACGTTCGTATGAAGTGGGTACTGACATGAACTTCCTCGATAACTTAATCACATTCAGCTATACATACTCACGTCAGAATGTGAAAGACCAGATTTTTGAAGTGCCTTTGGCTTCTTCTACCGGTGCTAGCAAGCTGCTCACCAACGGTGGTAAGATTCATACCAATACGCATGAATTCACTCTCGGCTTCAACCCCATCCGTACGAAGAATATCAACTGGGATTTTGCATTCAACTGGACCAAAATCGACAACTACGTAGATGAACTGGCACCGGGAGTAGAAAATATCTCTCTGGGTGGTTATGTTACTCCACAGGTACGCGCTTCAGCAGGTGAAAAATTCCCTGTAATCTATGGTGTAGGCTACAAGAGAGATGAAAACGGCAATCGCCTGGTGGACGAAAACGGTCTTCCTATCGCTGGTGAAGCACAGGTAATCGGTAAAGTTTCTCCGGACTTCCTGATGGGATTCAACACCACATTACGCTTATGGAAGTGTACAATCAGTGCAGTACTCGACTGGAAACAGGGTGGGCAGATGTACAGTAGAACAACCGGACTTGCAGACTACTACGGTGTCAGCAAGAGAACGGAAAACCGCGAAGGTACCATCATCTTCGACGGATACAAAACCGATGGAACTAAAAATGATATCGCCATCACTGGTGCAAACGCACAACAGGTATATTACAGCCGTCTGAACGATATCGACGAATCTTCAGTATATGACAACTCTTTCATCAAACTGCGTGAAGTGGCTGTCAACTACAAAATTCTTCAAAAACGTTCAATGGAACTTTCTGTAAACGCATTTGCCAGAAATATCCTAATCTGGGCTCAATTGCCTGACCTTGATCCGGAAGCCAGTCAGGGTAACAACAACATGGCAGGAGCATTTGAAGATTATTCAATGCCGCAGACAGCTAGTTTCGGCTTTGGTTTCAACATTAAATTTTAA
- a CDS encoding SusD/RagB family nutrient-binding outer membrane lipoprotein: protein MKKYKSIGKLLAVSFLTAAIASACTEDAMDKINENPNNPLDAPAKFLITDLGVNTGFSTVGGDFSLYSSVYMEHETGISNQLYRAEARSGEPTTATTYNNAWINVYANIKNAKIVIKKCEEDPSEKGNVVTEAIAKILLAYNGAVAADVFGNTPYSQTGILNPDGTPMYMQPKIDTQESIYQEVMQNLDDAITLLNNGTAKDTGLSGAVGSKDLIYGSNTSTQASMWLKTAYALKARYTMRLLNKSANKTTDLQNILTYVSKSFANASEECKLAIYDADSQLNPLWAFSYSRNSLAASASLIEKFVERNDPRAPQAFLEPDPSGNFPAGYASGTQATDIASIKAAPNGTPQELQNNYGMSMISWAMSAPTLLISYHEVKFLEAEALCRLGGRLDEAKTALKEAITAGFKNLENSIIDAVDTWVADGDSDLGADVAEAYFTDEVEPLFNANPLQETMIQKYLAFFGASGESLEAYNDYRRLKGAGENFIVLKNPLNNNKFPLRFGYGADDVLANPEVKAAFGDGQYVYSEAVWWAGGNK, encoded by the coding sequence ATGAAAAAATATAAATCAATAGGAAAATTGCTGGCAGTTTCTTTCTTGACTGCTGCCATTGCTTCTGCTTGTACGGAAGATGCAATGGATAAAATCAATGAAAACCCTAACAATCCGTTGGATGCACCCGCTAAGTTTTTGATAACAGACTTAGGTGTAAACACTGGATTTAGCACTGTGGGAGGAGATTTTTCACTCTATTCCTCTGTTTACATGGAACATGAAACTGGTATATCAAACCAGCTTTACCGTGCGGAAGCACGTAGCGGAGAGCCTACAACGGCTACTACTTACAATAACGCATGGATCAACGTCTACGCAAATATCAAGAACGCTAAAATCGTTATCAAAAAGTGCGAAGAAGATCCCTCGGAAAAAGGAAATGTAGTGACGGAAGCGATTGCTAAAATCTTGCTCGCCTACAACGGAGCAGTGGCAGCCGATGTGTTCGGAAACACACCGTACAGCCAGACTGGTATCCTCAATCCGGACGGCACACCAATGTATATGCAGCCTAAAATAGATACGCAGGAAAGCATTTACCAAGAAGTAATGCAGAATCTGGATGATGCTATCACTCTACTGAATAACGGTACTGCCAAAGATACAGGGTTATCCGGCGCAGTCGGTTCTAAAGATTTGATCTATGGCTCAAACACCAGTACACAAGCAAGTATGTGGCTCAAAACGGCCTATGCGTTAAAAGCACGTTATACAATGCGTTTGCTCAATAAAAGTGCCAACAAGACAACAGATCTTCAGAATATTCTCACTTATGTGAGCAAATCATTTGCTAATGCAAGTGAAGAATGTAAACTGGCTATTTATGATGCTGACTCACAGCTAAATCCGCTTTGGGCCTTTAGCTACAGCCGTAACAGTTTGGCAGCTAGCGCAAGTCTGATTGAAAAATTTGTTGAACGCAATGACCCTAGAGCACCGCAGGCGTTTCTGGAACCCGACCCCAGCGGAAACTTCCCTGCCGGCTATGCAAGTGGTACGCAAGCTACAGACATCGCAAGTATCAAAGCGGCTCCTAACGGAACCCCGCAAGAGTTGCAGAACAATTATGGTATGTCAATGATATCATGGGCAATGTCGGCTCCTACCCTTTTAATCAGTTATCACGAAGTGAAATTCCTCGAAGCAGAAGCATTATGCCGCTTAGGAGGCAGACTGGACGAAGCTAAGACTGCTTTAAAGGAGGCAATCACTGCCGGATTCAAGAATCTGGAAAACTCAATTATAGATGCCGTTGATACTTGGGTAGCAGATGGTGACAGTGATTTGGGTGCAGATGTGGCAGAAGCCTATTTCACAGACGAAGTAGAACCGTTATTCAATGCCAACCCTTTGCAAGAAACAATGATACAGAAATACCTCGCTTTCTTCGGTGCATCCGGCGAATCACTGGAAGCCTATAACGACTACCGTCGTTTGAAAGGTGCAGGAGAAAATTTCATTGTACTGAAAAACCCGTTGAACAACAATAAGTTCCCATTGCGCTTCGGTTATGGAGCAGACGACGTATTGGCAAATCCTGAAGTGAAAGCAGCTTTCGGTGATGGCCAGTATGTATATAGCGAAGCTGTCTGGTGGGCTGGCGGAAACAAATAA
- a CDS encoding response regulator: MESEQMNEFRPLILVAEDDDSNFKLIKAIIGKKCDIEWAKNGQEMVQLFQQHQERAKAMLMDIKMPVMNGLEATKIIRESNTEIPIIMQTAYAFSSDKENAMNAGATEVLVKPITLSILRTTLSKYLPDLQW, from the coding sequence ATGGAAAGCGAACAAATGAATGAATTCAGACCCTTAATTTTGGTGGCTGAGGACGATGACAGCAACTTTAAATTAATCAAGGCTATCATAGGCAAAAAGTGTGATATCGAGTGGGCTAAAAATGGGCAGGAAATGGTGCAGTTGTTTCAACAGCATCAGGAAAGAGCCAAAGCAATGCTGATGGATATCAAGATGCCGGTGATGAATGGATTGGAGGCAACGAAGATAATTCGTGAGTCTAATACCGAAATTCCTATTATCATGCAGACAGCCTATGCTTTCAGCTCGGATAAGGAAAACGCAATGAACGCAGGAGCAACTGAAGTATTGGTAAAACCTATTACCTTGAGTATTCTCCGCACTACTTTGAGCAAATATTTACCCGATTTGCAGTGGTGA
- a CDS encoding ABC-F family ATP-binding cassette domain-containing protein gives MISVDGLAVEFGGTALFSDISFVINEKDRIALMGKNGAGKSTLLKILAGVRQPTRGKVSAPKDCVVAYLPQHLMTEDGRTVFDETAQAFSHLHEMEAQIEKLNKELETRTDYESDSYMALIEEVSALSEKFYSIDATNYEEDVEKALLGLGFTRSDFQRQTSDFSGGWRMRIELAKLLLQKPDVLLLDEPTNHLDIESIQWLEDFLINNGKAVIVISHDRKFVDNITTRTIEVTMGRIYDYKVNYSQYLQLRKDRREQQQKAYDEQQKFIAETKEFIERFKGTYSKTLQVQSRVKMLEKLELLEVDEEDTSALRLKFPPSPRSGSYPVIMEGVGKAYGEKVVFRNANLTIERGDKVAFVGKNGEGKSTLVKCIMKEIEHDGTLTLGHNVQIGYFAQNQASLMDENLTVFQTIDDVAKGDIRNKIRDLLGAFMFGGPEESMKKVKVLSGGERTRLAMIKLLLEPVNLLILDEPTNHLDMKTKDILKQALLDFDGTLIVVSHDRDFLDGLVTKVYEFGNQKVTEHLCGIYEFLEKKKMDSLQELEKK, from the coding sequence ATGATTTCTGTTGACGGACTAGCCGTAGAGTTTGGCGGCACTGCTTTATTTAGTGATATATCTTTCGTAATTAATGAAAAAGACCGCATCGCACTGATGGGTAAAAATGGGGCGGGGAAAAGTACGCTGCTGAAAATTTTGGCAGGCGTACGACAACCGACACGTGGAAAAGTTTCCGCGCCCAAAGATTGCGTAGTTGCCTATCTGCCTCAACATCTGATGACGGAAGACGGAAGAACAGTGTTTGACGAAACGGCCCAGGCATTTTCACATCTGCATGAAATGGAAGCGCAGATTGAAAAACTGAACAAAGAGCTCGAAACACGGACGGACTACGAGAGCGACAGTTACATGGCGCTGATCGAGGAAGTGTCTGCCTTGAGCGAGAAGTTTTATTCGATTGACGCGACTAATTATGAAGAGGATGTGGAAAAGGCATTGCTCGGATTAGGGTTCACCCGGAGTGATTTTCAACGCCAGACGAGTGACTTCAGCGGTGGATGGCGGATGCGCATCGAGCTCGCTAAGTTGCTGTTGCAGAAACCGGACGTCCTCTTGCTCGATGAGCCGACGAATCACTTGGATATTGAATCTATTCAATGGTTGGAAGATTTTCTTATTAATAATGGAAAAGCAGTTATCGTAATCAGCCACGACCGTAAATTCGTGGATAATATTACAACACGCACCATCGAAGTGACGATGGGACGTATTTATGATTACAAGGTGAATTACTCCCAATATCTGCAACTGCGCAAGGACCGCCGTGAACAACAGCAGAAGGCTTATGACGAACAGCAGAAATTTATTGCTGAAACAAAGGAGTTCATCGAACGATTCAAAGGAACATATTCAAAGACATTACAGGTACAGAGCCGCGTCAAAATGCTGGAAAAGCTGGAATTGCTCGAAGTCGATGAGGAAGATACTTCTGCATTGCGACTGAAATTCCCGCCTTCACCCCGTTCGGGCAGTTATCCGGTTATCATGGAGGGTGTTGGAAAGGCATACGGAGAAAAAGTGGTGTTCCGCAACGCCAATCTGACGATTGAGCGTGGTGATAAAGTAGCTTTTGTCGGTAAAAACGGTGAAGGTAAATCTACTCTTGTGAAATGTATCATGAAAGAAATTGAGCACGACGGTACACTGACTCTCGGACATAATGTACAAATCGGATACTTTGCCCAAAATCAAGCTTCATTGATGGATGAAAACCTGACGGTTTTCCAAACGATTGATGATGTAGCCAAGGGGGATATCCGGAACAAGATCCGTGATTTACTGGGTGCTTTCATGTTTGGTGGTCCCGAGGAATCGATGAAGAAGGTAAAAGTGCTTTCGGGTGGAGAGCGTACCCGCCTTGCCATGATTAAATTGCTGTTGGAACCTGTTAACCTCCTGATTCTGGATGAGCCGACGAATCATCTGGACATGAAGACGAAAGATATTCTGAAACAGGCTTTGCTGGATTTTGACGGCACACTGATTGTTGTTTCACACGACCGTGATTTCCTCGACGGACTGGTAACCAAAGTGTATGAGTTCGGAAATCAAAAGGTGACGGAACATCTTTGCGGTATCTATGAATTCCTCGAAAAGAAGAAAATGGATTCGTTGCAAGAACTGGAAAAGAAATAA
- a CDS encoding DUF6769 family protein translates to MKGKKRIIVTLLFLINIIMLVAAVIPHHHHPNGMICMKQDLPVEQQCPTHHHHPGNDSCCSSECMTRFYSPTPSVHTDSGPDYVFIATLFTDVIIEHLLRPQERRIKNYYVYRDSLHGTDIHRATPLRAPPYSVFA, encoded by the coding sequence ATGAAAGGGAAGAAAAGAATTATAGTAACTCTGCTGTTTTTAATCAACATTATAATGTTGGTGGCAGCCGTTATTCCCCATCACCATCATCCCAACGGAATGATTTGCATGAAGCAGGACTTGCCTGTAGAACAGCAATGTCCCACGCATCATCATCACCCGGGAAACGATTCATGTTGCAGCAGCGAATGTATGACTCGTTTCTACTCTCCTACTCCATCCGTACATACGGATAGCGGACCGGATTACGTATTCATCGCTACCCTGTTCACGGATGTAATCATCGAACATCTACTACGGCCACAAGAGAGACGGATCAAGAACTATTACGTCTACCGAGACTCTCTGCATGGGACGGATATACACCGTGCCACTCCTCTTCGTGCCCCTCCCTACTCTGTTTTTGCGTAA